The proteins below are encoded in one region of Podarcis raffonei isolate rPodRaf1 chromosome 6, rPodRaf1.pri, whole genome shotgun sequence:
- the RAB7B gene encoding ras-related protein Rab-7b, which translates to MNSTKRVDLKLIIIGTLGVGKTSLLHRYVHKKFYEDYRTTLGASILTKMVVVDSSPLKLQIWDTGGQERFRSMVSTFYKGSDGCMLAFDVTDMDSFHSLDDWREDFLQRVIPMEQGFPMVVLGNKIDLKDRQVSKEAALSWCKEKDIAYFEVSAKNDINVVQAFETLARQALSRYNGIIENYLTDSIKLTPEDQPRTKCC; encoded by the exons ATGAATTCAACTAAGAGAGTGGATTTGAAACTAATAATTATTGGCACTTTAGG TGTAGGGAAGACCTCTCTCCTCCACCGGTATGTTCACAAGAAGTTTTACGAAGACTATCGAACAACTCTGGGAGCTAGTATCCTGACTAAAATGGTAGTTGTGGACAGCAGCCCGCTGAAATTGCAG ATTTGGGATACTGGAGGGCAGGAACGATTCCGGTCCATGGTATCCACATTCTACAAAGGCTCCGATGGCTGCATGCTGGCCTTTGACGTCACGGACATGGATTCCTTCCATTCCTTGGATGACTGGAGAGAAGACTTCCTACAGAGGGTCATTCCAATGGAGCAAGGCTTCCCTATGGTTGTGCTGGGGAATAAAATTGATCTGAAGGACCGACAG GTGTCCAAGGAGGCAGCTTTATCCTGGTGCAAAGAAAAGGACATTGCGTATTTTGAAGTAAGCGCCAAGAATGATATCAATGTAGTTCAGGCTTTTGAGACCCTGGCAAGACAAGCACTATCGAGG TACAACGGGATCATTGAGAACTACCTAACCGATTCTATAAAGCTCACTCCTGAAGACCAGCCCAGGACAAAATGTTGCTAA